Proteins encoded in a region of the Marmota flaviventris isolate mMarFla1 chromosome 3, mMarFla1.hap1, whole genome shotgun sequence genome:
- the Znf385a gene encoding zinc finger protein 385A isoform X2, with translation MQPPLDLKQILPFPLEPAPTLGLFNYSTMDPVQKAVLSHTFGGPLLKTKRPVISCNVCQIRFNSQSQAEAHYKGNRHARRVKGIEAAKTRGREPGIREPGDPAPPGSTPPNGEGIAPRPVSTENGLGPAPGSPEKQPGSPSPPSVPETGRGVIKGEGGASASAPLPGGSKEEEEKAKRLLYCALCKVAVNSLSQLEAHNKGTKHKTILEARSGLGPIKAYPRLGPPTPGEPEAPAQDRTFHCEICNVKVNSEVQLKQHISSRRHRDGVAGKPNPLLSRHKKPRGAGELAGTLTFSKELPKSLAGGLLPSPLAVAAVMAAAAGSPLSLRPAPAAPLLQGPPITHPLLHPAPGPIRTAHGPILFSPY, from the exons ATGGACCCTGTGCAGAAGGCTGTGCTCTCCCACACTTTTGGGGGACCCTTGCTCAAGACCAAGCGGCCCGTCATTTCCTGTAATGTCTGTCAAATCCGCTTCAATTCTCAG AGTCAGGCTGAGGCACACTACAAGGGTAACCGCCACGCCCGAAGAGTCAAAGGCATCGAGGCTGCCAAGACCCGAGGCAGAGAGCCTGGCATCCGGGAACCTGGAGACCCAGCTCCACCAGGAAGCACCCCCCCAAATGGGGAAGGCATAGCCCCCCGCCCAG TTTCCACGGAAAATGGACTGGGTCCAGCCCCAGGATCCCCAGAGAAACAGCCTGGCTCCCCATCCCCCCCAAGTGTTCCAGAAACTGGCCGGGGTGTAATCAAAGGTGAAGGGGGGGCTTCAGCCTCAGCTCCCCTGCCTGGGGGCagcaaggaagaggaggagaaagccaAACGGCTGCTCTACTGTGCTTTGTGCAAGGTGGCTGTGAACTCCCTGTCCCAGCTTGAGGCACATAACAAAG GTACTAAGCACAAGACAATTCTGGAGGCCCGAAGTGGGCTGGGGCCCATCAAAGCTTACCCTAGGCTGGGGCCTCCCACCCCCGGGGAACCAGAGGCTCCTGCCCAAGACCGAACCTTCCACTGTGAGATCTGCAATGTCAAGGTCAACTCGGAGGTCCAACTGAAACAG CACATCTCCAGCCGGCGGCACCGAGACGGCGTGGCCGGGAAGCCCAACCCACTACTGAGCCGTCACAAGAAACCGAGGGGCGCCGGGGAGCTGGCG GGCACGCTGACTTTCTCCAAGGAGCTGCCCAAGTCCCTAGCCGGAGGCCTGCTCCCGAGCCCCCTGGCGGTGGCTGCGGTGATGGCAGCGGCAGCAGGCTCCCCGCTGTCCCTGCGTCCAGCTCCGGCTGCACCTCTTCTGCAGGGACCGCCGATCACCCACCCCCTGCTCCACCCGGCCCCGGGACCCATCCGAACTGCGCACGGACCCATCCTCTTCTCCCCCTACTGA
- the Znf385a gene encoding zinc finger protein 385A isoform X3, with translation MEPRPPGSRRMDPVQKAVLSHTFGGPLLKTKRPVISCNVCQIRFNSQSQAEAHYKGNRHARRVKGIEAAKTRGREPGIREPGDPAPPGSTPPNGEGIAPRPVSTENGLGPAPGSPEKQPGSPSPPSVPETGRGVIKGEGGASASAPLPGGSKEEEEKAKRLLYCALCKVAVNSLSQLEAHNKGTKHKTILEARSGLGPIKAYPRLGPPTPGEPEAPAQDRTFHCEICNVKVNSEVQLKQHISSRRHRDGVAGKPNPLLSRHKKPRGAGELAGTLTFSKELPKSLAGGLLPSPLAVAAVMAAAAGSPLSLRPAPAAPLLQGPPITHPLLHPAPGPIRTAHGPILFSPY, from the exons ATGGACCCTGTGCAGAAGGCTGTGCTCTCCCACACTTTTGGGGGACCCTTGCTCAAGACCAAGCGGCCCGTCATTTCCTGTAATGTCTGTCAAATCCGCTTCAATTCTCAG AGTCAGGCTGAGGCACACTACAAGGGTAACCGCCACGCCCGAAGAGTCAAAGGCATCGAGGCTGCCAAGACCCGAGGCAGAGAGCCTGGCATCCGGGAACCTGGAGACCCAGCTCCACCAGGAAGCACCCCCCCAAATGGGGAAGGCATAGCCCCCCGCCCAG TTTCCACGGAAAATGGACTGGGTCCAGCCCCAGGATCCCCAGAGAAACAGCCTGGCTCCCCATCCCCCCCAAGTGTTCCAGAAACTGGCCGGGGTGTAATCAAAGGTGAAGGGGGGGCTTCAGCCTCAGCTCCCCTGCCTGGGGGCagcaaggaagaggaggagaaagccaAACGGCTGCTCTACTGTGCTTTGTGCAAGGTGGCTGTGAACTCCCTGTCCCAGCTTGAGGCACATAACAAAG GTACTAAGCACAAGACAATTCTGGAGGCCCGAAGTGGGCTGGGGCCCATCAAAGCTTACCCTAGGCTGGGGCCTCCCACCCCCGGGGAACCAGAGGCTCCTGCCCAAGACCGAACCTTCCACTGTGAGATCTGCAATGTCAAGGTCAACTCGGAGGTCCAACTGAAACAG CACATCTCCAGCCGGCGGCACCGAGACGGCGTGGCCGGGAAGCCCAACCCACTACTGAGCCGTCACAAGAAACCGAGGGGCGCCGGGGAGCTGGCG GGCACGCTGACTTTCTCCAAGGAGCTGCCCAAGTCCCTAGCCGGAGGCCTGCTCCCGAGCCCCCTGGCGGTGGCTGCGGTGATGGCAGCGGCAGCAGGCTCCCCGCTGTCCCTGCGTCCAGCTCCGGCTGCACCTCTTCTGCAGGGACCGCCGATCACCCACCCCCTGCTCCACCCGGCCCCGGGACCCATCCGAACTGCGCACGGACCCATCCTCTTCTCCCCCTACTGA